Proteins from a genomic interval of Stenotrophomonas sp. 24(2023):
- a CDS encoding Slam-dependent surface lipoprotein, with amino-acid sequence MNMISRSVLAAAATLALAGAAHAADIVGAASPATDAQLYIKVGASEVNGGPHTAGKAGIGVGTVSNAKPVDFQGLSSYSVPTTVNGVTVRTLAMPITGTPGNHSGMGHFNFVKVGSGDVWFGEWSKDGAAGGFNNRQVYFAGDRAGTTLPSGTATYAVAGLNKFNGSNLLSGTFVANFGNGTLVGGLSGGGQTLSVNAAINSADASFAGSAVANGSVNGSSKGQFFGANAAALAGIATFAGNSQYDTAFGGTKN; translated from the coding sequence ATGAACATGATCTCCCGTTCCGTACTGGCCGCGGCCGCCACCCTGGCCCTGGCCGGTGCCGCCCATGCAGCCGACATCGTCGGTGCGGCCAGCCCGGCCACCGACGCCCAGCTGTACATCAAGGTCGGTGCCTCGGAAGTCAACGGTGGCCCGCACACCGCCGGCAAGGCCGGTATCGGCGTCGGCACGGTCTCCAATGCCAAGCCGGTCGATTTCCAGGGCCTGAGCAGCTACTCGGTGCCCACCACCGTCAATGGCGTGACCGTGCGTACCCTGGCCATGCCGATCACCGGCACCCCGGGCAACCACTCGGGCATGGGCCACTTCAACTTCGTCAAGGTCGGCAGCGGCGATGTGTGGTTCGGCGAATGGTCCAAGGACGGCGCCGCCGGTGGCTTCAACAACCGCCAGGTGTACTTCGCCGGTGACCGCGCCGGCACCACGCTGCCCAGCGGTACCGCAACCTACGCGGTGGCCGGCCTGAACAAGTTCAACGGCAGCAACCTGCTCAGCGGTACCTTCGTGGCCAACTTCGGCAACGGCACGCTGGTCGGCGGCCTCAGCGGTGGCGGCCAGACCCTGTCGGTCAACGCCGCCATCAACAGTGCCGATGCGTCCTTCGCCGGCAGCGCGGTGGCCAATGGTTCGGTCAACGGCAGCAGCAAGGGCCAGTTCTTCGGCGCCAATGCGGCGGCCCTGGCCGGCATCGCCACCTTCGCCGGCAACAGCCAGTACGACACCGCCTTCGGCGGCACCAAGAACTGA
- a CDS encoding surface lipoprotein assembly modifier: MIPFRIFPCCVLLAAAGACLPAQAQQDDLRRVLEQGAEQRHQQQDQQRLQQADGERPTLTIDGQPYRVERTVDDLGQALYLSLQHQQWQAAQRFLDEYVQLPGHDPLLRHYAQGAVARVAGHHHQAAREFEAVLAAQPDFLPARLELARVLAEDQRDREAIALFTAIAAQIDARDATTEGVRARVQGYLQALQARQRWKGAIAAGPAWSDNINRSSASRTCLLGDGAGSCLIERRLPDAQAAAGLDYDANLERRLPLSGHHGLYVRGLAYGQAWRGYASYNETNASVQAGYSWRSARQTLQLAPSFDYQGWGNHALYGAAGVHGEWSYAIDASTLVKLEADWKRQRYRQRALADNYDGDLRALYATWFRALNPRWTVFAGVDLADSGAALDSNGYLQRGLRLGTARQWPGTTATVFVSLRERRHDAWAPLLEARRHDHEQNLIAIVRSERLAVAGLVPSLSVRYTRVASNVDWLYAYDRSLVSLKWERPF, translated from the coding sequence ATGATCCCATTCCGAATTTTTCCGTGCTGCGTACTGCTGGCCGCCGCCGGTGCCTGCCTGCCTGCGCAGGCGCAGCAGGACGATCTGCGCCGCGTGCTGGAGCAGGGCGCCGAACAGCGCCACCAGCAACAGGACCAGCAGCGCCTGCAGCAGGCCGATGGCGAGCGCCCGACGTTGACCATCGATGGCCAACCCTACCGCGTCGAACGCACGGTGGACGACCTCGGCCAGGCACTGTACCTGTCGCTGCAGCACCAGCAATGGCAGGCCGCGCAGCGCTTCCTGGACGAGTACGTGCAGCTGCCGGGCCATGACCCGCTGCTGCGCCACTATGCACAGGGCGCCGTGGCACGCGTGGCCGGGCATCACCACCAGGCGGCCCGTGAGTTCGAGGCCGTGCTGGCGGCCCAGCCGGATTTCCTGCCAGCACGGCTGGAGCTGGCGCGCGTGCTGGCCGAAGACCAGCGCGACCGCGAAGCCATTGCCCTGTTCACCGCCATCGCCGCGCAGATCGATGCCCGCGATGCCACCACCGAAGGCGTACGCGCGCGCGTGCAGGGGTACCTGCAGGCGCTGCAGGCACGCCAGCGCTGGAAGGGGGCCATCGCGGCCGGCCCGGCCTGGAGTGACAACATCAACCGCAGTTCGGCCAGCCGCACCTGCCTGCTGGGCGATGGCGCGGGCAGCTGCCTGATCGAACGGCGCCTGCCCGATGCGCAGGCCGCCGCGGGCCTGGACTACGACGCCAACCTTGAACGCCGCCTGCCGCTGTCCGGCCACCATGGCCTGTATGTGCGCGGGCTGGCCTATGGGCAGGCGTGGCGCGGCTACGCCAGCTACAACGAAACCAACGCCAGCGTGCAGGCCGGTTACAGCTGGCGCAGTGCACGGCAGACCCTGCAGCTTGCGCCCAGCTTCGACTACCAGGGCTGGGGCAACCACGCCCTGTACGGTGCGGCCGGCGTGCATGGCGAATGGTCGTATGCCATCGATGCCTCAACGCTGGTCAAGCTGGAGGCGGACTGGAAGCGCCAGCGTTACCGCCAGCGAGCCCTGGCCGACAACTACGATGGCGACCTGCGTGCGCTGTACGCCACCTGGTTCCGCGCACTGAACCCCCGCTGGACCGTGTTTGCCGGCGTGGATCTGGCCGACAGCGGCGCCGCGCTGGACAGCAACGGTTACCTGCAGCGTGGCCTGCGGCTGGGCACGGCGCGGCAGTGGCCAGGCACCACGGCCACGGTGTTCGTGTCGTTGCGCGAGCGCCGCCATGATGCCTGGGCGCCGTTGCTGGAGGCACGCCGCCACGACCACGAACAGAACCTGATCGCCATCGTGCGCAGCGAACGCCTGGCCGTGGCCGGGCTGGTGCCCAGCCTGAGCGTGCGCTACACGCGCGTGGCCAGCAATGTCGATTGGCTGTACGCCTATGACCGCAGCCTGGTCAGCCTGAAATGGGAGCGCCCGTTCTGA